A genomic window from Bradyrhizobium lupini includes:
- the modA gene encoding molybdate ABC transporter substrate-binding protein, producing MFVLVASLSPVAAEDKTITVFAAASMKNALDEVDAAYTARTGVKFSVSYAASSVLARQIEQGAPADVFVSADTDWMDYAISKKTINEPTRVNLLGNSIVLIAPKDSRLDNVPIGQGFDLAKLAGDGRIATGDVKSVPVGKYAKAALTSLGAWQAAEPKFAMAESVRAALTLVARGEANLGIVYSTDAKVEPGVKIVGTFPADSHPPIIYPVAATATAKGDTSDYLAFLRSTAAKTILEKYGFKFLISPST from the coding sequence TTGTTCGTTCTGGTCGCGAGCCTTTCGCCTGTCGCCGCCGAGGACAAGACCATCACCGTGTTCGCGGCAGCCTCGATGAAGAACGCGCTCGATGAGGTCGACGCGGCCTACACCGCCAGGACCGGCGTCAAGTTCAGCGTCAGCTATGCCGCAAGCTCCGTGCTCGCCAGGCAGATCGAGCAGGGCGCGCCGGCCGATGTGTTCGTCTCCGCCGACACCGACTGGATGGATTACGCGATCTCCAAGAAGACTATCAACGAGCCGACCCGGGTCAATCTGCTCGGCAACAGCATCGTGCTGATTGCGCCGAAGGATTCCAGGCTCGACAACGTCCCCATCGGGCAGGGGTTCGACCTCGCAAAACTCGCCGGCGACGGCAGGATCGCGACCGGCGACGTCAAATCCGTGCCGGTTGGGAAATATGCCAAGGCGGCGCTGACGAGCCTGGGCGCCTGGCAGGCGGCGGAGCCGAAATTCGCGATGGCCGAGAGCGTGCGTGCCGCGCTGACGCTGGTCGCGCGTGGCGAGGCCAACCTCGGCATCGTCTATTCCACCGATGCCAAGGTCGAGCCCGGCGTGAAGATCGTCGGCACCTTCCCGGCGGATTCGCATCCGCCGATCATCTATCCCGTCGCTGCGACCGCGACGGCAAAGGGCGACACCAGCGACTATCTCGCCTTCCTGCGCTCGACCGCCGCCAAGACCATTCTTGAAAAATACGGTTTCAAGTTCCTGATCAGCCCCTCTACTTAA
- the radC gene encoding DNA repair protein RadC — MPAKTDHDKSKPEEAPHYLGHRERLRERFYSAGADALSDYELLEMALFSALPRRDTKPLAKSLIKIFGSFAEVVHAPVARLREVDGVGESAIHQLKLLAAAAHRVAKGGVNSRNALSSWNEVIDYCRTSMAFADKEQFRLLFLDKRNQLIADEVQQTGTVDHTPVYPREVIKRALELSATALILVHNHPSGDPSPSQADIQMTKAIIDIAKPLGIAVHDHIIVGKSGHASLRGMRLI; from the coding sequence ATGCCCGCCAAGACCGACCACGACAAGAGCAAGCCCGAAGAAGCGCCGCACTATCTCGGCCATCGCGAACGGCTGCGCGAGCGCTTCTACAGCGCGGGTGCGGACGCGCTCAGCGACTACGAGCTGCTGGAGATGGCACTGTTTTCGGCGCTGCCGCGGCGTGACACCAAGCCGCTGGCGAAGTCGCTGATCAAAATTTTTGGCTCGTTCGCCGAGGTCGTGCACGCGCCGGTGGCGCGCCTGCGCGAGGTAGACGGTGTCGGCGAGTCCGCGATCCACCAGCTCAAGCTGCTCGCGGCGGCGGCGCATCGCGTCGCCAAGGGCGGGGTCAACAGCCGCAACGCGCTGTCGTCCTGGAACGAAGTGATCGACTATTGCCGCACCAGCATGGCGTTCGCCGACAAAGAGCAGTTTCGCCTGCTGTTCCTCGACAAGCGCAACCAGCTCATCGCCGACGAGGTGCAGCAGACCGGCACCGTCGATCACACCCCGGTCTATCCGCGAGAGGTGATCAAGCGCGCGCTGGAATTGTCCGCGACCGCGCTGATCCTGGTGCACAACCACCCCTCAGGCGATCCCTCGCCCTCGCAGGCCGACATCCAGATGACCAAGGCGATCATCGACATCGCAAAACCGCTCGGCATCGCCGTGCACGACCACATCATCGTCGGCAAGAGCGGGCATGCGAGTTTGCGCGGGATGCGGCTGATCTAG
- the modB gene encoding molybdate ABC transporter permease subunit produces MLDISPAEWTAILLSLRVAVIATLVATPFGIALAWLLARRDFWGKSVLDALVHLPLVLPPVVTGYLLLLTFGRRGLVGAFLADHLGIVFAFRWTGAALACGLMAFPLLVRPMRLSIEAIDRRLEQAAETLGATPFKVFFTVTLPLALPGVLAGMVLGFAKAIGEFGATITFVSNIPGQTQTISSAIYSLIQTPDGDAAAGRLVIVSIVLALGALITAEWFARRATARLHGN; encoded by the coding sequence ATGCTCGACATCTCTCCCGCCGAATGGACGGCGATCCTGCTCTCGCTCAGGGTCGCCGTGATCGCGACGCTGGTGGCAACGCCGTTCGGCATTGCGCTGGCATGGCTGCTCGCGCGGCGTGATTTCTGGGGCAAGTCGGTGCTCGATGCGCTGGTGCATCTGCCGCTGGTGCTGCCGCCGGTCGTCACGGGTTATCTGCTGCTGCTCACTTTCGGCCGCCGCGGACTCGTCGGCGCTTTCCTGGCGGACCATCTCGGCATCGTATTCGCCTTCCGCTGGACCGGTGCCGCGCTTGCCTGCGGCCTGATGGCGTTTCCGCTGCTGGTGCGCCCGATGCGGTTGTCGATCGAGGCGATCGACCGCCGGCTCGAGCAGGCCGCCGAGACCCTCGGCGCCACTCCTTTCAAAGTGTTCTTCACGGTGACGCTGCCCTTGGCGCTGCCCGGCGTGCTCGCCGGCATGGTGCTTGGCTTTGCCAAGGCGATCGGCGAGTTCGGCGCGACCATCACCTTCGTCTCCAACATTCCCGGACAGACCCAGACGATTTCGTCCGCGATCTATTCGCTGATCCAGACCCCGGACGGCGACGCCGCCGCGGGACGGCTCGTGATCGTCTCGATCGTGCTGGCGCTCGGCGCGCTGATCACGGCCGAATGGTTCGCCCGCCGCGCCACCGCGCGCCTGCACGGGAATTGA
- the modC gene encoding molybdenum ABC transporter ATP-binding protein encodes MLRVDIEKQLGEFSLSASFASEGRVIGLFGASGAGKTSLVNMIAGLLRPDRGTIVIDGETVDDSAAGIHVPTWRRRIGYVFQDARLFPHLNVAQNLDYGRRMNHLAPDPAQHKRVIELLDIGALQGRRPGKLSGGERQRVALGRALLSRPRLLLLDEPLGALDEGRKLEILPYLVRLRDEANVPMVYVSHDVAELRQLATQIVMLKQGRVTSFGGVKVLT; translated from the coding sequence ATGCTGCGCGTCGACATCGAAAAGCAGCTCGGCGAGTTCTCGCTGTCCGCGTCCTTCGCGAGCGAAGGCCGCGTCATCGGACTGTTCGGAGCGTCGGGCGCCGGCAAGACCTCGCTGGTCAACATGATCGCGGGGCTGCTGCGGCCCGACCGCGGCACCATCGTGATCGACGGCGAGACGGTCGACGACAGCGCGGCCGGCATTCATGTGCCGACCTGGCGCCGCCGCATCGGCTATGTGTTCCAGGATGCGCGGCTGTTTCCGCATCTCAACGTCGCGCAAAATCTCGACTATGGCAGGCGGATGAACCACCTCGCGCCCGATCCGGCGCAGCACAAGCGCGTCATCGAGCTGCTCGACATCGGCGCGCTGCAGGGTCGCCGCCCCGGAAAGCTCTCCGGCGGCGAGCGCCAGCGCGTCGCGCTCGGTCGCGCGCTGCTGTCGCGGCCGCGCCTGCTGCTGCTCGACGAGCCGCTCGGCGCGCTCGACGAGGGCCGCAAGCTGGAGATCCTGCCCTATCTGGTGCGGCTGCGCGATGAGGCCAACGTCCCCATGGTCTATGTCAGCCACGACGTCGCCGAGCTGCGCCAGCTCGCGACGCAGATCGTGATGCTGAAGCAGGGCCGCGTGACGTCGTTCGGCGGGGTGAAGGTGCTGACGTGA
- a CDS encoding PepSY domain-containing protein: MRKLILPAIVAIGLGSAAPAMAYDTGDQISMQVALDVATDIGVMTVSHTEFLGDEWQIEGRDRAGRWMEVDVDARTGEVRNVDRGW, from the coding sequence ATGCGAAAGCTCATCTTGCCGGCCATCGTCGCGATCGGGCTCGGATCGGCCGCGCCCGCGATGGCCTATGACACCGGCGATCAGATCTCGATGCAGGTCGCGCTCGACGTCGCCACCGACATCGGCGTCATGACCGTCTCGCACACCGAGTTCCTCGGCGACGAATGGCAGATCGAAGGCCGTGATCGCGCCGGCCGCTGGATGGAGGTCGATGTGGACGCGCGAACGGGTGAGGTGCGCAACGTCGATCGCGGCTGGTAG
- the map gene encoding type I methionyl aminopeptidase: MSYVEATDTSLRKTGQIKLHGPSAFAGMRKAGALVAKCLDELTDIVGPGVPTDRIDQFVRDFAFSNNAYPATLMYRGYRYSTCTSLNHVVCHGMPGDRPLKEGDIVNIDVTFIVDGWYGDSSRMYAVGPIARKAERLIEVTYEAMMRGIAAVKPGATTGDIGHAIQSFVEPQAMSVVRDFCGHGLGRMFHDEPNIIHIGRPGEGVQLKPGMFFTIEPMINLGKPHVKILSDGWTAVTRDRSLSAQFEHSVGVTATGVEIFTLSERHGEKQIG, translated from the coding sequence ATGAGCTACGTCGAAGCTACCGATACCTCGCTCCGCAAGACCGGGCAGATCAAGCTGCATGGACCAAGCGCCTTTGCCGGCATGCGCAAGGCGGGAGCGCTGGTGGCGAAGTGCCTCGACGAGCTCACCGACATCGTCGGGCCCGGCGTTCCGACCGACCGCATCGACCAGTTCGTCCGCGACTTCGCGTTCAGCAACAATGCCTATCCGGCGACGCTGATGTATCGCGGCTACCGCTATTCAACCTGCACCTCGCTCAACCACGTGGTCTGCCACGGCATGCCCGGCGACCGTCCGCTGAAAGAGGGCGACATCGTCAACATCGACGTCACCTTCATCGTCGACGGCTGGTACGGTGATTCCAGCCGGATGTATGCAGTCGGCCCGATCGCACGCAAGGCGGAGCGGCTGATCGAGGTGACCTATGAGGCCATGATGCGCGGCATCGCCGCGGTGAAGCCCGGCGCCACCACCGGCGACATCGGCCACGCCATCCAGAGTTTCGTCGAGCCGCAAGCCATGAGCGTGGTGCGCGATTTCTGCGGCCATGGCCTCGGGCGCATGTTCCACGACGAGCCGAACATCATCCATATCGGCCGGCCCGGCGAGGGCGTGCAGCTCAAGCCCGGCATGTTCTTCACAATCGAGCCGATGATCAATCTCGGCAAGCCGCATGTGAAGATCCTCTCCGACGGCTGGACCGCCGTGACTCGCGACCGCTCGCTATCGGCGCAGTTCGAGCATTCGGTAGGCGTCACCGCCACCGGCGTCGAGATTTTCACGCTGTCGGAGCGGCACGGCGAGAAGCAGATCGGGTGA
- a CDS encoding glycine zipper domain-containing protein: MLRGLRIGSFAIAACLAVVIAMPAHEAAAQDAIGGAILGGVGGAIVGGAIGGGRGAAIGAVVGAGTGAAIASEGERRRSGYYAYQRGCYAQRRDGSYVPVDPRYCY; encoded by the coding sequence ATGCTTCGAGGTCTTCGCATTGGAAGTTTCGCTATCGCGGCATGTCTGGCGGTCGTGATCGCGATGCCGGCTCATGAGGCGGCGGCGCAGGACGCCATTGGCGGTGCCATCCTCGGTGGCGTCGGTGGAGCGATCGTGGGTGGCGCCATCGGCGGAGGCCGCGGCGCCGCCATCGGCGCCGTCGTCGGTGCCGGCACGGGCGCTGCGATCGCCTCCGAGGGCGAACGCCGCCGCTCCGGCTATTACGCCTATCAGCGCGGCTGCTACGCGCAGCGCCGGGACGGCTCCTATGTCCCGGTCGATCCGCGATATTGCTACTAG
- a CDS encoding potassium/proton antiporter — MASLDSVSLAILLGAVLVLAGILSSLLALRFGAPLLLVFLAIGMLAGDSGPGQLQFDDVRTTYLVGSVALALILFDGGLRTRFASIRTVLAPSMVLATVGVLLTSLITAPFAKYALDLNWTESLLVGAVVASTDAAAVFLLVHTQGLRLRPRVGATLEVESGTNDPFAIFLTLMLVEYISLGTGTAAHVLMEFAQEAVLGAVVGVIGGRLVVIALNKVALPQGLHAPFVTTAALVIFGGSQIMHASGFLAVYLAGIIIGNRPTRAHNSVVAFLDAATWLAQIVMFVLLGLLVSPSRLGGSVLPAVGIAFVLMLLARPIAVFVCLAPFRFNWREKIFIAWTGLRGAVAIFLASIPMLVGLSKAYLYFDVAFVVVIISLLLQGWTLGPAARKLHVALPRAERGPRRVELDLPGQLEQQLVGYPVRSKSLYFRRGLIPSWSKPTLVIRKENILTPAEAEPIAPGDYIYLLAPPEKAESLDRFFVDMQPSSAPDPHLLGDFMVSGEHTLAELAEIYGVEVGEDERGHTLADYFDVHLDRAPKEGAELVLDPIVLVARSISGGRVNVVGLRLPEDEETPAPLTRRQVLRRKLADLWSSVAGV; from the coding sequence ATGGCTTCCCTCGACAGTGTCAGCCTCGCCATATTGCTCGGTGCCGTCCTGGTGTTGGCCGGGATCCTGTCAAGCCTGCTTGCGCTGCGCTTCGGCGCGCCCCTTCTGCTCGTCTTCCTCGCGATCGGCATGCTCGCGGGCGATTCCGGTCCCGGACAGCTGCAGTTCGACGACGTCCGAACCACCTATCTGGTCGGCTCGGTCGCGCTCGCCCTGATTCTGTTCGACGGCGGCTTGCGGACCCGCTTTGCCAGCATCCGCACCGTGCTCGCGCCTTCCATGGTGCTCGCGACCGTCGGCGTGCTGCTGACCTCGCTGATCACGGCGCCGTTCGCGAAATATGCGCTCGACCTCAACTGGACGGAGTCGCTGCTGGTCGGCGCCGTGGTGGCCTCGACTGACGCGGCCGCAGTGTTCCTGCTGGTGCATACCCAGGGCCTGCGCCTGCGCCCGCGCGTCGGCGCGACGCTGGAGGTGGAATCCGGCACCAACGATCCCTTCGCGATCTTCCTGACCCTGATGCTGGTCGAGTACATCTCGCTGGGAACAGGCACGGCCGCGCATGTGCTGATGGAGTTCGCCCAGGAGGCCGTGCTGGGCGCCGTCGTCGGGGTGATCGGCGGGCGTCTGGTCGTCATCGCGCTCAATAAGGTCGCGCTGCCGCAGGGCCTCCATGCGCCGTTTGTCACCACCGCCGCGCTCGTCATCTTCGGCGGCTCGCAGATCATGCATGCCTCAGGCTTCCTCGCGGTCTATCTCGCCGGGATCATCATCGGCAACCGCCCGACCCGCGCGCATAATTCGGTGGTGGCCTTCCTGGACGCCGCGACCTGGCTGGCGCAGATCGTGATGTTCGTCCTGCTCGGCCTGCTGGTCTCGCCGAGCCGGCTCGGCGGCAGCGTGCTGCCGGCGGTCGGGATCGCATTCGTCCTGATGCTGCTGGCGCGGCCGATCGCCGTGTTCGTCTGCCTGGCGCCGTTCCGCTTCAACTGGCGCGAAAAGATCTTCATCGCCTGGACCGGCCTGCGCGGCGCGGTCGCGATCTTCCTGGCCTCGATCCCGATGCTGGTCGGGCTGTCGAAGGCCTATCTCTATTTCGACGTCGCCTTCGTCGTCGTCATCATCTCGCTCCTCCTGCAAGGCTGGACCCTGGGGCCGGCCGCGCGCAAGCTGCACGTGGCGCTGCCGCGCGCCGAACGCGGCCCGCGCCGTGTCGAATTGGACTTGCCCGGCCAGCTCGAGCAGCAGCTCGTCGGCTATCCGGTGCGGTCCAAGAGCCTGTATTTTCGCCGCGGCCTGATCCCGTCCTGGTCGAAGCCGACGCTGGTGATCCGCAAGGAGAACATTTTGACGCCGGCGGAAGCCGAGCCGATCGCGCCCGGCGATTACATCTATCTGCTGGCGCCGCCGGAAAAGGCCGAATCGCTTGACCGCTTCTTCGTCGACATGCAGCCGAGCTCAGCGCCGGACCCGCATCTGCTGGGCGACTTCATGGTCTCCGGCGAGCACACGCTCGCCGAGCTCGCGGAGATCTACGGCGTGGAGGTCGGCGAGGACGAGCGCGGGCACACGCTCGCTGATTATTTCGACGTCCATCTCGACCGCGCGCCGAAAGAGGGCGCGGAGCTCGTGCTGGATCCGATCGTGCTCGTGGCGCGCTCCATCTCCGGTGGCCGAGTCAACGTCGTCGGCCTGCGCCTGCCGGAAGACGAGGAAACGCCCGCGCCGCTGACGCGCAGGCAGGTCCTGCGGCGCAAGCTGGCGGATCTGTGGAGCTCGGTGGCTGGGGTTTAA
- a CDS encoding EAL domain-containing protein has translation MGSVLGGLHPRKPRFARPPHLPSERDEVLRSRAEAEAAIAEARKSHERLRQAIEILPQGIVFLDAEGRYVLWNKQYAEIYSKTADLFEEGARLEDTLRIGVARGDYPEAAGHEEEWIAERLQKLYQPGARHEQKLADGRVILIDERLTDDGGVVGLRVDITELKQREASFRLLFDGNPVPMIVCALDDERILGVNDAAVAHYGYSRAEFERLTIRSLQAFDSEPPWTADAAGEEQAGRTWKHVRADGALIDLAIYSRELIYAERPAVLLALMDITERKRAEARLAFMAQHDGLTGLPNRNLLRQQVDEMLLHTRRSTDKVALLMLGLDNFKAVNDTLGHAVGDKLLRGVAKRLRSTLRENDALARLNSDEFAIVQSGLTRPEDAVLLAKRLLEAIADPYLLDGHSVVVGASIGIAMAPGDGDDSEKLLKSADMALSRAKMDARGSFAFFEAALDAKAQTRRKIEVELRDAIQNDVLRPYYQPLIDLQSGRITGFEALVRWPHAERGMVSPAEFIPVAEETGLINPLGGLMLRRACHDAATWPDDVRVAVNLSPLQFRSGNLLSVVTDALKHSGLPPRRLELEITETLLLEKSAQVLATLHALRALGVRISMDDFGTGYSSLSYLRSFPFDKIKIDQSFVRDLGANREAQAIIRSIVSLGKGLGVTITAEGVETEAELSCLRTEGCDEGQGFLFSKARPNAQIISLLAAQRGIDGVGEDAALVA, from the coding sequence ATGGGCAGCGTGCTCGGCGGCCTGCACCCGCGCAAGCCGCGCTTTGCGCGCCCCCCTCATCTTCCGTCCGAACGCGACGAAGTTCTGCGCAGCCGTGCCGAGGCTGAGGCCGCGATCGCGGAAGCGCGCAAATCCCATGAGCGCCTGCGCCAGGCCATCGAGATCCTGCCGCAAGGCATCGTGTTTCTCGACGCCGAGGGCCGCTACGTCCTCTGGAACAAGCAATACGCGGAGATCTACAGCAAGACCGCCGATCTGTTCGAGGAAGGCGCGCGCCTCGAGGACACGCTGCGCATCGGCGTCGCCCGCGGCGACTATCCCGAGGCTGCCGGCCATGAGGAAGAATGGATCGCCGAGCGGCTGCAAAAGCTCTATCAGCCCGGCGCGCGCCACGAACAGAAGCTGGCGGACGGCCGCGTCATCCTGATCGACGAGCGGCTGACCGACGACGGCGGCGTCGTCGGCCTGCGCGTCGACATCACCGAGCTGAAGCAGCGCGAGGCCTCGTTTCGCCTGCTGTTCGACGGCAATCCCGTCCCAATGATCGTCTGCGCGCTGGACGATGAGCGCATCCTCGGCGTCAACGATGCCGCGGTCGCCCATTACGGTTACAGCCGCGCCGAGTTCGAGCGGCTGACGATCCGTTCCCTTCAGGCTTTCGACAGTGAGCCGCCCTGGACCGCCGATGCGGCCGGCGAGGAGCAGGCCGGACGCACCTGGAAGCACGTCAGGGCCGACGGCGCCCTGATCGACCTTGCGATCTATTCGCGCGAACTGATCTATGCCGAGCGGCCCGCGGTGCTGCTCGCGCTGATGGACATCACCGAGCGCAAGCGCGCCGAGGCGCGGCTCGCCTTCATGGCCCAGCATGACGGGCTGACCGGTCTGCCAAACCGCAATCTGCTGCGCCAGCAGGTCGACGAGATGCTGCTGCATACGAGGCGCAGCACCGACAAGGTCGCCCTGCTGATGCTGGGGCTCGACAATTTCAAGGCGGTCAACGACACGCTGGGACACGCGGTCGGCGACAAGCTGCTGCGTGGCGTCGCCAAGCGGCTGCGTTCGACCTTGCGCGAGAACGACGCGCTGGCGCGGCTGAACTCGGACGAGTTCGCCATCGTGCAGAGCGGCCTGACGCGTCCCGAGGATGCGGTGCTGCTGGCCAAGCGCCTGCTCGAAGCCATCGCCGATCCCTATCTGCTCGACGGCCATTCCGTGGTGGTCGGTGCCTCCATCGGCATCGCGATGGCACCGGGCGACGGCGACGATTCCGAAAAGCTGCTCAAGAGCGCCGACATGGCGCTGTCGCGCGCCAAGATGGATGCGCGCGGATCGTTCGCGTTCTTCGAGGCGGCGCTCGATGCGAAAGCGCAGACCCGCCGCAAGATCGAGGTCGAGCTGCGCGACGCCATTCAGAACGACGTGCTGCGGCCGTACTATCAGCCGCTGATCGACCTCCAGAGCGGCCGCATCACCGGCTTCGAGGCGCTGGTGCGCTGGCCGCATGCGGAGCGCGGCATGGTCTCGCCGGCCGAGTTCATTCCGGTCGCGGAAGAAACCGGGTTGATCAACCCGCTCGGCGGCCTGATGCTGCGCCGGGCCTGTCACGATGCCGCAACCTGGCCGGACGACGTCCGCGTCGCCGTCAACCTGTCGCCGCTCCAGTTCCGCAGCGGCAATCTGCTTTCGGTGGTGACGGATGCGCTGAAGCATTCCGGCCTGCCGCCGCGGCGGCTCGAACTCGAGATCACGGAGACGCTGCTGCTGGAGAAAAGCGCCCAGGTGCTGGCGACGCTGCACGCGCTGCGCGCGCTCGGCGTGCGCATCTCAATGGACGATTTCGGCACCGGCTATTCCAGCCTGAGCTATCTGCGCAGCTTCCCGTTCGACAAGATCAAGATCGACCAGTCCTTCGTGCGCGATCTCGGCGCCAATCGCGAGGCACAGGCGATCATTCGCTCGATCGTCAGCCTCGGCAAAGGCCTCGGCGTCACCATCACCGCCGAAGGCGTCGAGACCGAAGCCGAGCTGAGCTGCCTCCGCACTGAGGGCTGCGACGAAGGCCAGGGCTTTCTGTTCAGCAAGGCCCGGCCGAATGCGCAGATCATCAGCCTGCTCGCCGCGCAGCGCGGCATCGACGGCGTAGGCGAGGACGCCGCGCTGGTGGCCTAG
- a CDS encoding mechanosensitive ion channel family protein → MDMDLKDFMEFVQTTARSVGAEISSPWFYLQFGLILAAAGIAYAAEAAVRSRVDMTSLAMRWPLPLRHFVRVMVSSASTAVFTLLVIVSRVVMYHATWPSRSYLLMVAAKLGLAWLAIRLLTSVLRNAFIVKLVSITAWFVAALSILGQLDATVDLLDSFAIVLGGLRLTPLLVIKAGALLLIALWLTNIASNFAESRINSTTDLTPSVQVLLVKIIRIGLLAVAIVIALGTVGIDLSALAVFSGAVGVGIGIGLQKIVANFISGIILLADKSVKPGDLVTIGDNTGRISAMKTRYISVAAGDGREFLVPNEDLVTQKVVNWTYTDKNTLVKIAFGTNYDADPRLVCKLAAETAAAHPRAQKGKPPNSILTEFAEAGMKFSLTFWIADPDGMDNVKSDVMLALWDAFKREGIRVPYPVREIRVRGGALPVETIMEVPN, encoded by the coding sequence ATAGACATGGACCTCAAAGACTTCATGGAGTTCGTGCAGACCACCGCGCGCAGCGTCGGGGCGGAAATCTCCTCGCCCTGGTTCTACCTGCAATTCGGGCTCATTCTGGCCGCGGCCGGCATCGCCTATGCCGCGGAAGCCGCCGTTCGCAGCCGCGTCGACATGACCTCGCTGGCGATGCGCTGGCCGCTGCCGCTCCGGCACTTCGTCCGGGTGATGGTCTCCAGCGCCTCGACGGCGGTTTTCACCCTGCTCGTGATCGTCTCCCGCGTGGTCATGTACCACGCGACCTGGCCGAGCCGCAGCTATCTCCTGATGGTCGCCGCCAAGCTGGGGCTGGCCTGGCTCGCGATCCGGCTCTTGACCTCGGTGCTGCGCAACGCCTTCATCGTCAAGCTGGTGTCGATCACGGCCTGGTTCGTCGCGGCGCTCTCGATCCTCGGCCAGCTCGATGCGACGGTCGACCTGCTCGACTCTTTCGCCATCGTGCTCGGCGGCCTGCGGCTGACGCCGTTGCTCGTGATCAAGGCGGGTGCGCTGCTGCTCATCGCGCTCTGGCTCACCAACATCGCCAGCAATTTCGCCGAGAGCCGGATCAACTCGACCACAGATCTGACGCCATCGGTGCAGGTGCTGCTGGTCAAGATCATCCGCATCGGCCTGCTTGCGGTCGCGATCGTGATCGCGCTCGGCACGGTCGGCATCGATCTCTCGGCGCTCGCGGTGTTCTCCGGCGCGGTCGGCGTTGGCATCGGTATCGGCCTGCAGAAGATCGTCGCCAATTTCATCTCGGGGATCATCCTGCTCGCCGACAAATCGGTGAAGCCCGGTGATCTCGTCACCATCGGCGACAACACCGGGCGGATCAGCGCGATGAAGACGCGCTATATTTCCGTCGCCGCCGGCGATGGCCGCGAATTCCTGGTGCCGAACGAGGATCTGGTGACGCAGAAGGTCGTCAACTGGACCTACACCGACAAGAACACGCTGGTGAAGATCGCCTTCGGCACCAATTACGACGCCGACCCGCGGCTGGTCTGCAAGCTCGCCGCCGAGACCGCGGCCGCTCACCCGCGCGCGCAGAAGGGCAAGCCGCCGAATTCCATCCTGACCGAGTTCGCCGAAGCCGGGATGAAGTTCTCGCTCACCTTCTGGATTGCCGACCCCGACGGCATGGACAACGTCAAGAGCGACGTGATGCTGGCGCTGTGGGACGCCTTCAAGCGCGAAGGCATCCGGGTTCCCTACCCGGTTCGCGAAATCCGCGTCCGCGGCGGCGCCCTGCCGGTGGAAACCATCATGGAAGTCCCGAATTAG
- the mepA gene encoding penicillin-insensitive murein endopeptidase — MSPRHLAPLLLVMTLLAAGDALAQDKGSVNPKPLPPLANPNDPSIGAKELFARKLLPSKGPAHVIGSYVKGCIGGAEQMPLNGDNWQVMRLSRNRSYGHPAMIALIKRLAARAHKDAGWPGILVGDIAQPRGGPALSGHASHQIGLDADIWLTPMPDHRLSREEREDMSAVMMVRPDRLDIDPKVFTPGHVLVLRDAAQEPAVQRIFVNAAIKKALCREAKGDRSWLSKIRPWWGHDYHFHIRMHCPAGASDCEGQPSQSEDEGCKPSDLAYWFSDGVLHPKPPPEPPKPKPPMTLAQMPAACKAVLHAGNAKP; from the coding sequence ATGAGTCCCCGCCACCTCGCCCCTCTCCTGCTCGTCATGACGCTCCTGGCCGCCGGCGACGCGCTGGCCCAGGACAAGGGCAGCGTCAACCCAAAGCCGCTGCCGCCGCTCGCCAATCCGAACGATCCCAGTATCGGCGCCAAGGAGCTGTTCGCGCGCAAGCTGCTGCCGTCGAAGGGACCGGCGCACGTCATCGGCTCCTATGTGAAGGGCTGCATCGGCGGCGCCGAGCAGATGCCGCTCAACGGCGACAATTGGCAGGTGATGCGGCTGTCGCGCAACCGCAGCTATGGTCACCCCGCGATGATCGCGCTGATCAAGCGGCTTGCTGCAAGAGCGCACAAGGACGCGGGATGGCCGGGCATCCTGGTCGGCGACATCGCCCAGCCGCGCGGCGGGCCGGCGCTGTCCGGCCATGCCAGCCACCAGATCGGCCTCGATGCCGACATCTGGCTGACGCCGATGCCTGACCATCGCTTATCGCGCGAGGAGCGCGAGGACATGTCGGCGGTGATGATGGTGCGCCCGGACCGGCTCGACATCGATCCGAAGGTGTTCACGCCGGGCCATGTGCTGGTGCTGCGCGACGCGGCGCAGGAGCCGGCGGTGCAGCGCATCTTCGTCAATGCCGCGATCAAGAAGGCGCTGTGCCGCGAGGCCAAGGGCGACCGTTCCTGGCTGTCGAAGATCCGGCCGTGGTGGGGCCACGACTATCACTTCCACATCCGCATGCACTGCCCGGCGGGCGCGAGCGACTGCGAGGGCCAGCCGTCGCAATCCGAGGACGAAGGCTGCAAGCCCTCCGATCTCGCCTATTGGTTCAGCGACGGCGTGCTGCACCCCAAACCCCCGCCGGAGCCGCCGAAGCCGAAACCGCCGATGACGCTGGCGCAGATGCCGGCGGCGTGCAAGGCCGTGCTGCACGCGGGCAATGCGAAGCCGTAA